A region of the Sodalis ligni genome:
GACGCCGTGGGCGGTGACCACCTGATCATAATGGTGGGGCGGCAGGAAACCGGCTTCGCCGGCGGAGGCCAGCGCCTGCTGCGAGCGCATCATGATGGCGTCCGCAAAGCCGCGCAGCAGCATTACGAAGGCCACAATCATGTACATTACGCCGATTTTTTTATGATCCACCGAGGTAAACCATTCATTCCACAGATATTGCCATTTTCCAAAATAGGTAATGGCCGCCACCAGGGCCAGCCCGATAACGACAATGGCGGCCACGGTGATAATAATGATCGGTTCATGATACGGAACCGAATCCAGCGTTAATAATCCGAACATCGTGTTATTCCTCGGTTCCCGCGTGAGAGTGCTCACTCATGCTCATGTCCATCCCGTTTTTCTGGGTCATGTCCATGCTCTTGCCCTTTCCCATGAATTTACCGATGACCGAATCGAACAGGTCGGGTTTCACACTGGAAAAATACTCCACCGGATGGAATTCGCTCGGCGCGGCCAATTGTTCATAGGCATCCATGGTATTTAGGGTTTCCGGCGACGATTTCACCTTTTGGACCCACTCATCAAAACCCTGCTGGTCCGGTGTGGCAATCGCGGTGAACTTCATGCCGGAGAATCCCCTGCCGCTGAAATTGGAAGAGATGCCGTTGTAAGCACCGGGTTCATTGGCAATCAGGTGCAGCGTGGCATTCATTCCCGCCATGGCGTAAATCTGTCCGCCGAGCCGGGGAATAAAGAAGGAGTTCATTACCGAGTTGGAAGTGATGTTGAACTTGACCGGCACATTCACCGGGAAGGCAATCTGATTAACGGTGGCGATACCTTGCTCCGGATAAATGAACAGCCATTTCCAGTCCATCGCCACCACTTCGATATTGATGGTCTTGGCATTGGATGCGATGGGTTTGCCGGGATCCAGCGCATGGGTTGATTTCCAGGTCAGTGTCGCCAGAAAAATGATAATCAGAATCGGCACGGTCCAGACCACCAGTTCCACTTTACCTGAGTGGGACCAGTTGGGACTGTACGTTGCCTTGGTGTTGGTAGCGCGATATTTTATGGCGAAGACCACCGCCATGACGATAGCAGGTATGACTACCAGCAACATCAGCCCGAGGGCAGTCAGTATAAGTGAACGTTGCTCCAGTCCGATCTGTCCTTTGGGATTCATTAACGCCATATCGCAACCGCTCAGTAAAGCGGCGGCGGAAATCAATGACAGAATCCCTATACTTTTATTGTATTTCCTGAGTCTCATCTAACGACCTCAATAAAAAAGGGCTCTAATGTCGTTTCTTGTGTGTGGGCATTTTACGGGAAGGTTGCAGTACTGTAAACATGCTTAAGGTTATGTCAGAAACATGTTTCCGCTCGATGTGAAAGATATCATTGGCTTGGAAAATTATGACAAAATATGAATACTCACAAAGGCTTAGAGAAAAATAAGCCACAGAGCAAATATTCTCGATTCATAAAGAATAACGCGGCGGTGTTCTTATCATAACATTAACATAAAAATAGCATTTAACGACAAATAAGCTACAAAAAGCAAATATGTACCTCCCGCAATAGTAAAGTTGTTAAACTATAACCTTCCTGCCCTATCGCGATAATAAAAATCAGATACAAAAAGCCCTTTTGTATAGCAATAAGATACGTTTTTACGGCAAAGAGATGAGGAGAAATTCTTATTTAGTCTATTTTCTGGCCTATCAGCCGGCATCCCGTGAACGCCGCATCGACGCAAAATCACAGCAGCATCCCGCCAGTATGGCCAGGGAGATCAGCGCGGCGCCGCTTTGCCAGCAATAGCCGGTCACCGGCGTGGCGTCCAGCCATCCGGCCGACTGCGCCAGCATAAGCACCAGGCCCGCCGCAAGCAGCGAGGCGCCGGCCAGCAGTAACCACAGCGCCCACCGGTAGGGGCCGGCATAACCGACGCGTCTGGGAAAGTCGCCGGTTTCCTGGGCGAAGCTCAGCGTATCCCGGCACACTATCAGCAACAGCAGGCCGGGGACGCCGGCAACGACGGAGAACAGATAGAACCAGGCCCAGCCATGGAGTTCCACGAACCAGCCGGCGATGGGGCCCACATAGACCCGGCCGACGGCGGACAGGGCGGAAAGCAGTGCGAACTGGGTGGCGGAAAAGGACTTATTGCAAAGACTCATCAGCAGGGCCACGAAAGCCGCGGTCCCCATGCCGCCGCAGAGGTTTTCCACAAAGATGGCCGCGCCCATGGAGGCCAGATGCTTATCGGTGACCGCCAACACCCAGTAGCCGGCATTGGATACCGTTTGCAGCACGCCGAACAGCAGCAGGGCGCGAAACAGCGTCAGTCGCTGCATTAATACGCCGCCAACCAGAGTACCCAGTATGGTGGCCAGCAAACCGAAGGTCTTGTTCACTACCCCCACTTCTCCGGCGGCGAAACCCACCCCTCGTATCAAAAATGTCGTACTGAGGGCGCCGGCGAAGGCATCGCCAAGTTTGTAACTCACTATCAGCAACAGGATAAGCCAGGCATTGTTGCGGCCGAAGAAATCCCGCAGCGGTTCCACAATAGCCTGCTCCAGCGTCCGGGGAGCCGGAATCGCGTTATCCGGCTCCGGCGCCATCGAGGCCGTCGCCACGCCAATCACCATTAAGCCGGCCATAAGATAATAGGTGTATTGCCATCCCAAAAAACCGTCCGCCAGCCAAAGCGCCAAACCTCCCGAAACCAGCATGGCGATGCGATAGCCTAATACCGAGACGGCGGCGCCGGTTCCGCGCTCTTCCGGCGGCAGCAGATCGGTTTTATAGGCATCGAACACGATATCCTGCGACGCCGAACAGAAAGCCACCCAGACCGCCACCACGGCCATAGCGCCCAGGTTGCGCTCCGGCGTGAGGCTCGCCATGGCGAGAAGGCCGCCTATCAGGGACAATTGGGTAATGATCAGCCAGCCCCGCCGCCGGCCGAACGACGGCGGGGTATAGCGGTCCATCACCGGCGACCACAGGAATTTAAAGACATACGCCTGGCCCACCAGGGAAAAGAAGCCGATGGTTTTCAAATCCACATTGGCCACGGTCATCCAGGCCTGGAGCGTGCCGGACGTTAACGCCAGCGGCAGGCCGGAGGCAAAGCCCAGGCACAGCAACATCAGCGATCGGGGTTGGGCCAGGGTTGCAAGGCTAAGATGGCGATTGGGCATAGGTCGTTCAGTTCGTTAACCGGTGGGTTAAAAGCCCACCCGCGCGGAGCGGGTGGGAACGTGGGAGGGTCGATAGGAATGATACCGCTTATTAATGAGAGTTTTCTTTAATAAATTGGCTGATGCTGGTGTCCTGCGCCATATCGCTGATGACATCGCTCAACACGCTGTTAACGGCTTTGGTGATATTTTCGTTGTTGGCGTTGAATGCGCCCTGCACGCTGTAGTTTGACTGATAATGCTTCATCTGCTTGTTGCCGTTTTTCGCCGTGGCGATAATCGAAATGTCGGCGTTGGTGGTGATGTTATATCGCACGTTGCCTTGGGAAACGTCGGCGAAGAGCTTATTGACCACGATTTGCAAGTCAACCGCACCGTTCGGCCCTATCATATAGCCACGCGCGGTCATTTGTTTTTCCAGGACTTCCTGCAGCAGGAAGCGCAGATCCCGCGAGGGCGTCAATACCACTATTTGGCCGTCGCGGTTCACCTTCGCCAGGGCCTGGTCGGGACGCTGGTCGGCACCGTTAATGCTGACCGTAACGCCCATCAGGGAAGGATCCTGCTGCGGCAGGTCGATTCTCGGGGTCACTTCAAGGGTATTGCTTTTGGCGGCGCAGCCGGCGAGCAGCAGCGCAGCCAATAAGGGGAAGAACATTTTTTTCAGCATAATCGCCTTCTCAATCATTAAGATGCATAGGGGGAGACAAATTGGCCACATAATAACATTGCCGCTCGCGGTGGGAAGATCAGAATCACGTTAAATTATGCTAACGTTGCTCTTCCGGCCCGCAATCTTCCTGGTTGGCAAAAAAACACATTACCGGCGCTTTAGCGTAGCGCAGGTCATCTGGGTTGAAGTTTCGGCTTTTTAAGACAAATATTTATGATATTAGTGCTATGAGTTAATAAAAAGTCGGCTAAAGTTCTAATTGACGATATTGAGCGCGCAGCCTAGGCAGTAAGGAGAAAATCATGTTCCGCGAGCAAATAGAAGCAAAAATAAGGGCAGCGTTTGATCCTATCCATCTGGAGGTCATCGACGAGAGCTATCGGCACAACGTGCCGGCGGGTTCGGAAAGCCATTTCAAGGTGATAATGGTGAGCGAGCGTTTTGCCGGCGAGCGGATCCTGAACCGGCATCGCGCGTTATACGCGGTTCTTTCCGAGGAACTGGCCGGACCGGTGCATGCCCTGGCCCTGCATACCTACACCCTAAAAGAGTGGGCCAGTCTGCAAAATGCCGTACCGGCGTCGCCGCCCTGTCGCGGCGCGGGGCTGTTGGCCTGAGGAGAGGTCTTCGTCTACTCCTTTTCCATATTGGAATTATTCATGCAATCAGAACGGCCGCCCGGCCGTTTTTTTTATTTTTGTGGGCGGCTGCTCGCGGTTTGTGTCAAATTTCGCGCTGTTCTCGACTCATAAACTCTATGCCGCTATAATGCCGCGTCTTATATTTCCGGAATGTATTCGGGATGCTTCTGACGACGACGGGGAACGGGTTTCTGTTCACTCAGACCTCCCGGTTCTAAGAGGCCATTTTCACGTCAGTGGACCTGGATGACCGCTTCTTTGAAAACGGCTTCTGGAGTTGACCGAGCACTGTGATTTTTTGAGGTAACAAGATGCAAGTTTCTGTTGAGACCACTGAAGGCCTGGGGCGCCGTGTAACCATTACCGTTGCCGCCGACAGCATTGAGCAAGCGGTAAAAAGCGAACTGGTGAACGTCGCCAAAAAAGTTCGCATTGATGGTTTCCGCAAAGGAAAAGTGCCGATGAATATCGTGGCACAGCGTTATGGCGCTTCGGTACTTCAGGATGTACTGGGCGACCTGATGCAGCGTAACTTTGTCGATGCCATTATCCAGGAAAAAATCAATCCGGTCGGCTCGCCCGACTATGTCCCCGGCGAATACAAGAAAGGGGAAGATTTTACGTACCATGTTGAATTTGAAGTTTATCCTGAAGTTGAGCTGAAAGATCTGGATACCATCGAAGTCGAAAAGCCCGTGGTTGAGGTTAACGACACCGATGTCGATCAGATGCTCGAAACCCTGCGCAAGCAGCAGGCGGACTGGAAAGAAACCGACCGTGACGTTATCGCTGAAGATCGCGTGACCCTTGATTTTACCGGCACCATTGACGGCGAAGAATTTGAAGGCGGCAAAGCCGCTGA
Encoded here:
- the cyoA gene encoding cytochrome o ubiquinol oxidase subunit II; translated protein: MRLRKYNKSIGILSLISAAALLSGCDMALMNPKGQIGLEQRSLILTALGLMLLVVIPAIVMAVVFAIKYRATNTKATYSPNWSHSGKVELVVWTVPILIIIFLATLTWKSTHALDPGKPIASNAKTINIEVVAMDWKWLFIYPEQGIATVNQIAFPVNVPVKFNITSNSVMNSFFIPRLGGQIYAMAGMNATLHLIANEPGAYNGISSNFSGRGFSGMKFTAIATPDQQGFDEWVQKVKSSPETLNTMDAYEQLAAPSEFHPVEYFSSVKPDLFDSVIGKFMGKGKSMDMTQKNGMDMSMSEHSHAGTEE
- the ampG gene encoding muropeptide MFS transporter AmpG — translated: MPNRHLSLATLAQPRSLMLLCLGFASGLPLALTSGTLQAWMTVANVDLKTIGFFSLVGQAYVFKFLWSPVMDRYTPPSFGRRRGWLIITQLSLIGGLLAMASLTPERNLGAMAVVAVWVAFCSASQDIVFDAYKTDLLPPEERGTGAAVSVLGYRIAMLVSGGLALWLADGFLGWQYTYYLMAGLMVIGVATASMAPEPDNAIPAPRTLEQAIVEPLRDFFGRNNAWLILLLIVSYKLGDAFAGALSTTFLIRGVGFAAGEVGVVNKTFGLLATILGTLVGGVLMQRLTLFRALLLFGVLQTVSNAGYWVLAVTDKHLASMGAAIFVENLCGGMGTAAFVALLMSLCNKSFSATQFALLSALSAVGRVYVGPIAGWFVELHGWAWFYLFSVVAGVPGLLLLIVCRDTLSFAQETGDFPRRVGYAGPYRWALWLLLAGASLLAAGLVLMLAQSAGWLDATPVTGYCWQSGAALISLAILAGCCCDFASMRRSRDAG
- a CDS encoding lipoprotein → MLKKMFFPLLAALLLAGCAAKSNTLEVTPRIDLPQQDPSLMGVTVSINGADQRPDQALAKVNRDGQIVVLTPSRDLRFLLQEVLEKQMTARGYMIGPNGAVDLQIVVNKLFADVSQGNVRYNITTNADISIIATAKNGNKQMKHYQSNYSVQGAFNANNENITKAVNSVLSDVISDMAQDTSISQFIKENSH
- the bolA gene encoding transcriptional regulator BolA — its product is MMFREQIEAKIRAAFDPIHLEVIDESYRHNVPAGSESHFKVIMVSERFAGERILNRHRALYAVLSEELAGPVHALALHTYTLKEWASLQNAVPASPPCRGAGLLA